From Longimicrobium sp., one genomic window encodes:
- a CDS encoding HIT family protein produces MSVWSDPAAWAHARGEEGCGVCARGVPDDSLAVLESCWVGMPEDGPMRGYCFLMLRRHAVELHDLSAAEAAAFIRDAQAVSRAVQAVTGAVKMNYEIHGNTVPHLHMHVFPRYPGDPFEGAPINPRIITAPVYAPGEYAAMRARLRDALARG; encoded by the coding sequence ATGAGCGTCTGGAGCGATCCCGCGGCATGGGCGCACGCCCGCGGTGAGGAGGGATGCGGCGTTTGCGCGCGCGGGGTGCCGGACGACTCGCTGGCGGTGCTCGAGTCGTGCTGGGTGGGGATGCCCGAGGACGGGCCGATGCGCGGCTACTGCTTCCTGATGCTCAGGCGCCACGCCGTCGAGCTGCACGACCTGAGCGCCGCCGAGGCCGCCGCGTTCATCCGCGACGCGCAGGCGGTCTCGCGGGCCGTGCAGGCGGTGACGGGCGCGGTGAAGATGAACTACGAGATCCACGGCAACACCGTGCCGCACCTGCACATGCACGTCTTCCCCCGTTACCCCGGCGACCCCTTCGAGGGCGCGCCGATCAACCCGCGCATCATCACCGCGCCGGTGTACGCCCCCGGCGAGTACGCGGCGATGCGGGCGCGCCTCCGGGACGCGCTCGCGAGGGGCTGA
- a CDS encoding DUF2520 domain-containing protein → MTASSSDASPDTRDRLWIVGAGRLGLALGLRLRRAGAVSALTYSGRRETAPEHPLFREANPIAHYQRGLDPIPSDATGMVIAVPDDAIERVVGELADLHLPQALPILHASGSLSLDVLAPLAGRGHSVAGMHALAAIADPVEGADRLRGATFGVEGDGAARTLAERLVAACGGHVLAIRPGGKALYHAAAVFASNYAVALLSVAERLMAEAGIPAEDAQPALAALAAGAVENVAARGPAGALTGPVLRGDVATVERHLSRLSGAGRDLYCLLGLEALKLAEARGTDPAALARLRGLLGDTR, encoded by the coding sequence TTGACGGCATCCTCTTCCGACGCATCCCCTGACACGCGCGACCGGCTCTGGATCGTCGGCGCGGGGCGGCTGGGGCTCGCGCTCGGGCTGCGGTTGCGGCGCGCGGGAGCCGTCTCCGCGCTGACGTATTCGGGGCGAAGGGAGACGGCGCCGGAGCATCCGCTCTTCCGCGAAGCGAATCCCATCGCCCACTACCAGCGCGGGCTCGATCCCATCCCTTCCGACGCGACGGGGATGGTGATCGCGGTGCCGGACGACGCGATCGAGCGGGTGGTGGGCGAGCTCGCCGATCTCCATCTCCCCCAGGCGCTTCCTATCCTGCACGCGAGCGGGAGCCTTTCGTTGGACGTTCTTGCTCCTCTCGCCGGCCGCGGGCACTCCGTGGCGGGGATGCACGCGCTGGCCGCCATCGCCGACCCCGTCGAGGGCGCGGACCGGCTGCGCGGCGCCACCTTCGGCGTGGAAGGAGACGGCGCCGCGCGGACCTTGGCGGAACGTCTCGTCGCCGCGTGCGGCGGGCACGTGCTGGCGATCCGGCCGGGGGGCAAGGCGCTGTACCACGCGGCGGCCGTCTTCGCCTCCAACTACGCGGTCGCGCTCCTCTCCGTGGCCGAGCGGCTGATGGCGGAAGCCGGTATCCCCGCGGAAGATGCGCAGCCGGCGCTGGCCGCGCTGGCCGCCGGCGCGGTGGAGAACGTGGCCGCTCGTGGCCCCGCCGGCGCGCTCACCGGGCCCGTGCTACGCGGCGACGTGGCAACCGTCGAGCGGCACCTGTCGCGGTTGTCCGGTGCCGGCCGCGACCTATATTGTCTGCTCGGCCTGGAAGCACTGAAGCTGGCGGAAGCGCGCGGAACCGACCCCGCGGCGCTCGCCCGGCTGCGCGGACTCCTGGGGGATACGCGGTGA
- the ispE gene encoding 4-(cytidine 5'-diphospho)-2-C-methyl-D-erythritol kinase, whose product MPDRVAVAAPAKVNLRLCILAREEGGYHALETVFCALSLADEVAVARGDRGIRLWMEGGIDVGPPEQNLAVRAAGRFYAEIGESPAIDLHLTKRIPAAAGLGGGSSDAAAVLRALNALHGDLLPRETLLQLGIELGADVPFFLCGSPLALAWGRGERLMPLPPLPPRSVLVAHPGEAMSTADAFREVAALRGGSYEPRASLIDPAALASWDAVAALAVNDFEPVVTHRIPILRDALAAMRASGARIALLAGSGSSLFGIFDDITTRDAAATQLEELGMRAWRAETLAEMAVPQR is encoded by the coding sequence GTGCCTGACCGCGTGGCGGTGGCCGCGCCGGCGAAGGTGAACCTGCGCCTGTGCATCCTGGCCCGCGAGGAAGGCGGCTACCACGCGCTGGAGACGGTGTTCTGCGCGCTCTCGCTGGCCGACGAGGTGGCGGTGGCGCGGGGGGACCGGGGGATCCGGCTGTGGATGGAGGGCGGGATCGACGTCGGGCCGCCGGAGCAGAACCTCGCCGTGCGCGCGGCCGGCCGATTCTACGCGGAGATCGGCGAATCTCCCGCGATCGATCTCCATCTCACCAAGCGCATTCCCGCCGCGGCCGGGCTGGGCGGCGGCAGCTCCGATGCGGCCGCCGTCCTTCGCGCGCTCAACGCGCTCCACGGCGATCTGCTCCCGCGCGAGACGCTGCTGCAGCTGGGGATCGAGCTCGGCGCCGACGTCCCCTTCTTCCTCTGCGGGTCACCGCTTGCGCTCGCCTGGGGCCGCGGTGAGCGGCTGATGCCGCTGCCTCCACTCCCCCCGCGCTCCGTCCTCGTCGCCCACCCCGGCGAGGCGATGTCCACCGCCGACGCCTTCCGCGAAGTCGCCGCCCTCCGCGGCGGCAGCTACGAGCCGCGCGCGAGCCTCATCGATCCCGCGGCGCTCGCCAGCTGGGACGCCGTCGCCGCGCTGGCGGTTAACGACTTCGAGCCTGTCGTCACGCACCGCATCCCCATCCTCCGCGACGCGCTGGCGGCGATGCGCGCATCCGGCGCCCGCATCGCCCTCCTCGCCGGCAGCGGCTCCTCCCTCTTCGGCATCTTCGACGACATCACCACGCGCGATGCAGCGGCCACGCAGCTGGAGGAGTTGGGGATGAGAGCTTGGCGGGCGGAGACGCTGGCGGAGATGGCGGTGCCGCAGCGGTAG
- a CDS encoding cyclic nucleotide-binding and patatin-like phospholipase domain-containing protein, whose amino-acid sequence MGAAIRSAPLFADVAAETLDALTAAAIPVTLADGEDVFSAPATDGLFVVVDGHLDAVEEGGQALRWLGAGEVFDRQQTLAGVTRNVLVRAAGAATVARIPCGVADTMEAADPALAVAVTRMHARQLLCRLAPVLGALDARLLDDVEKAADWKYLNRGDVLFEQGDSAQGLYFVVSGRLLVEHIDRDGVARPIGEAGRGQSMGEMAFFTGAPRSARASAIRDSVLVEFTNAEFDSLVSTRPQLMRHVAAGLVERLNRANAHEAGTRVTNLAVLPASPGAPVSAFCDRLAEALGAFGPVLRLSAATVDQLAGEAGMAQAPEESPESARLLAWIEAREASHRFLVFEADAEPTAWTRRCLHQADRVVLLARADEDPAPGPLERALLNHPRRVTDAKQWLVLVHPERAHRLPEGTRRWLDGRNVEHHHHLRWGHAGDLGRLARHLAGRAVALVLGGGGARGFAHIGIYRALREAGVPIDLVAGTSMGASIAAQIAMGWSPDKLETMNRRVWVRIRPHKVYTLPLISIISTRKSDRVGRMLYGTTDIEDLWTPYFCISSNLSTAEMMIHRRGSLLWAATASASLPGAAQPVLHQGQLLCDGALLNNLPADVARRMGCGTVIAAEVSVEEDQQFVCDRIPRPMEIVRDRLFRRNKIKFPSLMEIALRASMLHSTRGEREAIDACDFALRPPIDAFRLMDFDAMEALVKVGYEHARQEVGAWVAAGALDGLGIR is encoded by the coding sequence GTGGGCGCCGCCATCCGCTCGGCACCGCTGTTCGCGGACGTCGCGGCGGAGACGCTCGACGCGCTGACCGCCGCCGCCATCCCCGTCACCCTGGCGGATGGAGAGGACGTGTTCTCGGCGCCCGCGACGGACGGGCTCTTCGTGGTTGTCGACGGGCACCTGGACGCGGTGGAGGAGGGGGGGCAGGCGCTGCGCTGGCTGGGCGCGGGCGAGGTGTTCGACCGGCAGCAGACGCTGGCCGGCGTCACCCGCAACGTGCTGGTGCGCGCCGCGGGCGCGGCCACGGTGGCGCGCATCCCCTGCGGCGTGGCGGACACGATGGAGGCGGCCGATCCCGCGCTGGCGGTGGCCGTCACCCGGATGCACGCGCGGCAGCTCCTCTGCCGCCTGGCGCCGGTGCTGGGCGCGCTCGACGCGCGGCTGCTGGACGACGTGGAGAAGGCCGCCGACTGGAAGTACCTCAACCGCGGCGACGTGCTGTTCGAGCAGGGCGACTCCGCGCAGGGGCTGTACTTCGTGGTCAGCGGCCGCCTCCTGGTCGAGCACATCGACCGCGACGGCGTCGCGCGCCCCATCGGCGAGGCGGGGCGCGGGCAGAGCATGGGCGAGATGGCGTTCTTCACCGGCGCGCCGCGCTCGGCCCGCGCCAGCGCCATCCGCGACAGCGTCTTAGTCGAGTTCACCAACGCCGAGTTCGATTCGCTCGTCTCCACCCGCCCGCAGCTGATGCGGCACGTGGCGGCCGGCCTGGTGGAGCGGCTGAACCGGGCGAACGCGCACGAAGCGGGGACGCGCGTGACCAACCTGGCCGTGCTCCCGGCCAGCCCGGGCGCGCCGGTGTCGGCCTTCTGCGACCGGCTGGCCGAGGCGCTGGGCGCGTTCGGCCCCGTGCTCCGCCTCTCGGCCGCCACGGTCGACCAGCTCGCGGGCGAGGCGGGGATGGCGCAGGCGCCCGAGGAGTCGCCCGAGAGCGCGCGGCTGCTGGCGTGGATCGAGGCGCGCGAGGCGTCGCATCGCTTCCTCGTCTTCGAGGCCGACGCGGAACCGACGGCGTGGACGCGCCGCTGCCTGCACCAGGCCGACCGCGTGGTCCTCCTGGCCCGCGCCGACGAGGACCCCGCGCCCGGCCCGCTGGAGCGCGCGCTCCTCAACCATCCCCGCCGGGTGACGGACGCGAAGCAGTGGCTCGTCCTCGTCCACCCCGAGCGAGCGCACCGGCTGCCGGAGGGAACGCGCCGGTGGCTCGACGGCCGCAACGTCGAGCATCACCACCACCTGCGCTGGGGGCACGCGGGCGACCTGGGGCGGCTGGCGCGGCATCTCGCGGGACGCGCGGTCGCGCTCGTGCTGGGCGGCGGCGGGGCGCGCGGCTTCGCGCACATCGGCATCTACCGCGCGCTGCGCGAGGCGGGCGTGCCGATCGACCTGGTCGCGGGCACCAGCATGGGCGCCTCCATCGCCGCGCAGATCGCGATGGGATGGAGCCCCGACAAGCTGGAGACGATGAACCGGCGCGTGTGGGTCCGCATCCGCCCGCACAAGGTGTACACGCTGCCGCTGATCTCCATCATCTCCACCCGCAAGAGCGACCGGGTGGGGCGGATGCTGTACGGCACCACCGACATCGAGGACCTGTGGACGCCGTATTTCTGCATCTCCAGCAACCTGAGCACGGCGGAGATGATGATCCACCGGCGCGGCTCGCTGCTGTGGGCCGCGACGGCCAGCGCGTCGCTCCCCGGCGCCGCCCAGCCGGTGCTGCACCAGGGCCAGCTCCTGTGCGACGGCGCGCTGCTGAACAACCTTCCCGCCGACGTGGCGCGGCGGATGGGGTGCGGGACGGTGATCGCCGCCGAGGTGTCGGTGGAGGAGGACCAGCAGTTCGTCTGCGACCGCATCCCCCGGCCGATGGAGATCGTGCGCGACCGGCTGTTCCGCCGCAACAAGATCAAGTTCCCATCGCTGATGGAGATCGCCCTGCGCGCGTCGATGCTGCACAGCACGCGCGGCGAGCGCGAGGCCATCGACGCCTGCGACTTCGCGCTGCGCCCGCCCATCGACGCCTTCCGCCTGATGGACTTCGACGCGATGGAAGCGCTGGTGAAGGTGGGCTACGAGCACGCGCGCCAGGAGGTGGGCGCCTGGGTCGCCGCCGGCGCGCTCGACGGGCTGGGGATTAGATAG
- a CDS encoding Hpt domain-containing protein, giving the protein MSQPLSEYFAREAGEYLDRLDALLARDSAPDPVEFFRLARGVRGSAQIAGAEPVARVAEGMEDAARSLRDGAITWSDDVRERARQTAADLRALVAASGRWGDEEERRADEATARWEGTRARRRVEGQPAGQIYDFLRREIDGVVSELDRALGELKQDPDGREPLRAVLRRMRPVRGVAGMDTVSPVLELLEGIEDAAHEVLGRTTPIQSRETALLAAGRDALRAAGSALERGGDVGATPELERFREARDGLESAGEPVDAGVVPVASLFYDDAGPHVVSSPMAPAGGSEGAGTLAGDVESFLRIEATGFLDRAEGLVASLAARPGRFARIARDLADIARGVGELAVTYGMTAIASAAEDAAIRISQAGTADEARGALSRLRSSLPGAAPAAESVPAAAEAERTAPAAEAPAAADGTVPIEALEYDPDDALAEALRMRDRLTALAAASPNGAALAEALDELFGLVALGAERRSAVAG; this is encoded by the coding sequence ATGTCGCAACCGCTGAGCGAATACTTCGCGCGCGAGGCCGGCGAGTACCTGGACCGGCTGGACGCGCTGCTGGCCCGCGACTCCGCGCCGGACCCGGTGGAGTTCTTCCGCCTTGCCCGCGGCGTGCGCGGCAGCGCGCAGATCGCCGGCGCCGAGCCGGTGGCGCGGGTGGCCGAGGGGATGGAAGACGCGGCCCGGTCGCTGCGTGACGGCGCGATCACCTGGAGCGACGACGTGCGCGAACGCGCGCGGCAGACGGCGGCCGATCTGCGTGCGCTGGTGGCCGCATCGGGGCGTTGGGGGGACGAGGAGGAGCGGCGCGCGGACGAGGCCACGGCGCGCTGGGAGGGCACCCGCGCCCGCCGCCGTGTCGAGGGGCAGCCCGCGGGGCAGATCTACGACTTCCTGCGGCGCGAGATCGACGGCGTGGTCTCGGAGCTCGACCGCGCGCTGGGCGAGCTGAAGCAGGATCCGGACGGGCGCGAGCCGCTGCGCGCCGTGCTCCGCCGCATGCGCCCGGTGCGCGGCGTGGCGGGGATGGACACCGTCAGCCCCGTGCTGGAGCTGCTGGAGGGGATCGAGGACGCGGCGCACGAGGTGCTGGGCCGCACCACGCCCATCCAGTCGCGCGAGACGGCGCTGCTGGCCGCCGGCCGCGACGCGCTCCGCGCCGCCGGGTCGGCGCTGGAGCGCGGCGGCGATGTCGGCGCCACGCCCGAGCTGGAGCGCTTCCGCGAGGCGCGCGACGGGCTGGAGAGCGCGGGCGAGCCGGTGGACGCGGGCGTCGTTCCCGTCGCGTCGCTCTTCTACGACGACGCGGGGCCGCACGTGGTGTCGTCGCCGATGGCGCCCGCGGGTGGCTCGGAAGGCGCGGGGACGCTGGCGGGCGACGTCGAGAGCTTCCTGCGCATCGAGGCGACCGGGTTCCTGGACCGCGCGGAGGGGCTGGTCGCCAGCCTGGCCGCGCGGCCGGGTCGCTTCGCCCGCATCGCGCGCGACCTGGCGGACATCGCCCGCGGGGTGGGCGAGCTGGCGGTGACGTACGGGATGACGGCGATCGCCTCCGCGGCCGAGGACGCGGCGATCCGCATCTCCCAGGCGGGGACGGCGGACGAGGCGCGCGGCGCGCTGTCGCGGCTCCGCTCCTCCCTCCCCGGCGCCGCGCCGGCGGCGGAGAGCGTGCCCGCGGCGGCGGAAGCCGAGCGCACCGCACCCGCCGCCGAGGCGCCGGCCGCGGCGGACGGCACGGTGCCGATCGAGGCGCTGGAGTACGACCCCGACGACGCGCTGGCCGAGGCGCTGCGGATGCGCGACCGGCTGACCGCGCTGGCCGCCGCCAGTCCCAACGGCGCCGCGCTGGCCGAGGCGCTCGACGAGCTGTTCGGGCTGGTGGCGCTGGGCGCCGAACGCCGGAGCGCCGTCGCCGGATGA
- a CDS encoding lysylphosphatidylglycerol synthase transmembrane domain-containing protein, with translation MKHRLRLAASLAVTAFFLWLALRGVDWSEVWANLRGANPLWLALSILVATLSIHVRALRWKVLLEPVDPHVAWAPRVAGTAVGMAANNLIPARVGEIVRGVVAARLAKLPFSAVLASLVVERVLDGLATVGFLFAVMAWPGFPHPEQAGFVLGAVRIMAAAMAVVGAGLIALAVMPARSVALAERVIGGILPRRLRGPVIARLEEFIAGLAVLRNPRLLALSVGWAVAQWLFIPLSIFFGFKAFGITEPGYVGAVFLQCAINLAVSVPSSPGFFGPLEYAATKGLGLWGVDQARAVSFAIGYHLGGFTTVTLLGLWYVQRLDLSWRELIGTAEKGGAGDEEPPAAKSVGASGDEKTAEVKPVGPGDERRGDGDAAAAATERRRA, from the coding sequence ATGAAGCACCGCCTCAGGCTCGCCGCCTCGCTGGCGGTGACCGCGTTCTTCCTCTGGCTCGCGCTGCGCGGGGTCGACTGGTCCGAGGTCTGGGCCAACCTGCGCGGCGCGAACCCGCTCTGGCTGGCGCTTTCCATCCTCGTGGCGACCCTTTCGATCCACGTGCGCGCACTGCGCTGGAAGGTGCTGCTCGAGCCGGTGGACCCGCACGTCGCTTGGGCACCGCGCGTTGCCGGGACGGCAGTGGGGATGGCGGCCAACAACCTCATCCCCGCGCGCGTCGGCGAGATCGTGCGGGGCGTCGTGGCCGCGCGCCTGGCGAAGCTGCCGTTCAGCGCCGTCCTGGCCTCGCTCGTGGTCGAGCGCGTGCTGGACGGGCTGGCCACGGTCGGCTTCCTCTTCGCGGTGATGGCGTGGCCCGGCTTCCCGCACCCCGAGCAGGCGGGCTTCGTCCTCGGTGCCGTGCGTATCATGGCGGCGGCGATGGCGGTGGTGGGGGCGGGGCTGATCGCGCTGGCGGTGATGCCCGCGCGCTCGGTGGCGCTGGCGGAGCGGGTGATCGGCGGCATCCTCCCGCGGCGCCTGCGCGGCCCCGTGATCGCGCGGCTGGAGGAGTTCATCGCCGGCCTCGCGGTGCTGCGCAATCCCCGCCTGCTGGCGCTCTCCGTCGGCTGGGCCGTCGCGCAGTGGCTGTTCATCCCCCTCTCCATCTTCTTCGGCTTCAAGGCGTTCGGGATCACCGAGCCGGGGTACGTGGGCGCCGTGTTCCTGCAGTGCGCCATCAACCTCGCCGTCTCCGTCCCGAGCTCTCCCGGCTTCTTCGGGCCGCTGGAGTATGCCGCGACGAAGGGGCTGGGGCTGTGGGGCGTGGACCAGGCGCGCGCCGTCTCCTTCGCCATCGGCTACCACCTGGGCGGCTTCACCACGGTGACGCTGCTGGGGCTGTGGTACGTGCAGCGGCTGGACCTGAGCTGGCGCGAGCTGATCGGCACCGCGGAGAAGGGCGGGGCAGGGGATGAGGAGCCGCCCGCCGCGAAGTCGGTTGGTGCTTCGGGAGATGAGAAGACGGCGGAGGTGAAGCCGGTCGGCCCGGGGGATGAGAGGCGGGGCGATGGCGATGCAGCCGCGGCCGCTACGGAGCGACGCCGTGCCTGA
- the hflX gene encoding GTPase HflX — protein sequence MIELEVPRERAILVGAPNKGEPAQVTDEHLEELERLADTAGVDVVGQLVQRVDKPHPRLYIGEGKAEELKAQAAMEAASLVIFDDELSPAQGRNLEQEVGTRVMDRAELILDIFATRARSAEARAQVELAQLQYLRPRLTRMWAHLSRIRGGPGMRGPGETQLETDRRLIDIRIARLKDELERVARHRATQRKSRAGELRVSLVGYTNAGKSSILRGLSGADVFVEDRLFATLDPTTRAVEVGEGYEVLLTDTVGFIRKLPHHLVASFRATLEEAAEADLLLHVVDSSHPGWEEQKEVVDQVLAELGMREQPQILVFNKVDRLTHGEEEALRQRNHGRRAIFVSTVEKDGLEPLKELLRAEARQLRPDVRVTLQSAQGAILAEIYREGEVLERQDEGAEIHLRARLPSATLGRLRSRGVRVE from the coding sequence ATGATCGAGCTGGAGGTCCCGCGCGAGCGCGCGATCCTCGTCGGCGCGCCCAACAAGGGCGAGCCCGCGCAGGTGACCGACGAGCACCTGGAGGAGCTGGAGCGCCTGGCCGACACCGCCGGCGTGGACGTCGTCGGCCAGCTGGTGCAGCGCGTGGACAAGCCGCACCCGCGCCTGTACATCGGCGAGGGGAAGGCCGAGGAGCTGAAGGCGCAGGCCGCGATGGAGGCCGCGTCGCTGGTGATCTTCGACGACGAGCTCTCGCCGGCGCAGGGGCGCAACCTGGAGCAGGAGGTGGGCACGCGGGTGATGGACCGCGCGGAGCTCATCCTCGACATCTTCGCCACGCGCGCGCGCAGCGCCGAGGCCCGCGCGCAGGTGGAGCTGGCGCAGCTGCAGTACCTCCGCCCGCGGCTGACGCGGATGTGGGCGCACCTGTCGCGCATCCGCGGCGGCCCGGGGATGCGCGGCCCCGGCGAGACGCAGCTGGAGACGGACCGCCGGCTGATCGACATCCGCATCGCGCGGCTGAAGGACGAGCTGGAGCGCGTGGCCCGCCACCGCGCCACCCAGCGCAAGAGCCGCGCGGGTGAGCTGCGCGTCTCGCTCGTCGGCTACACCAACGCGGGGAAGTCGTCGATCCTGCGCGGCCTCTCGGGCGCCGACGTGTTCGTGGAGGACCGCCTCTTCGCCACGCTCGACCCCACCACGCGCGCCGTCGAGGTGGGCGAGGGGTACGAGGTGCTGCTGACCGACACGGTGGGGTTCATCCGCAAGCTGCCGCACCACCTGGTCGCCAGCTTCCGCGCCACGCTGGAGGAGGCGGCCGAGGCGGACCTGCTGCTGCACGTGGTCGACAGCTCGCACCCCGGCTGGGAGGAGCAGAAGGAGGTCGTCGACCAGGTGCTGGCGGAGCTGGGGATGCGCGAGCAGCCGCAGATCCTCGTCTTCAACAAGGTCGACCGCCTGACGCACGGCGAGGAGGAGGCGCTCCGCCAGCGCAACCACGGCCGCCGCGCGATCTTCGTCTCCACCGTGGAGAAGGACGGCCTCGAGCCGCTGAAGGAGCTGCTGCGGGCGGAGGCGCGGCAGCTCCGCCCCGACGTGCGGGTGACGCTGCAGAGCGCGCAGGGCGCCATCCTGGCCGAGATCTACCGCGAGGGCGAGGTGCTGGAGCGCCAGGACGAGGGCGCCGAGATCCACCTCCGCGCGCGCTTGCCGAGCGCCACGCTGGGCCGGCTGCGCAGCCGCGGCGTGCGGGTGGAGTGA
- a CDS encoding type II toxin-antitoxin system HicB family antitoxin codes for MDRYEVIIYWSAADDAFIAAVPELKGCMAHGATREAALANAQGAIAAWIATAREFGDPIPEAKGRTLLVA; via the coding sequence ATGGATCGGTATGAGGTGATCATCTACTGGAGCGCCGCGGATGACGCTTTCATCGCCGCGGTGCCCGAGCTGAAGGGGTGCATGGCGCATGGCGCGACCCGCGAAGCTGCGCTTGCGAACGCCCAGGGTGCGATCGCCGCGTGGATCGCTACCGCCAGGGAGTTCGGCGATCCAATTCCGGAGGCGAAGGGGCGGACGCTGCTCGTGGCATGA
- a CDS encoding pyridoxine 5'-phosphate synthase produces the protein MRLYVNIDHVATVRQARGTDEPDPVRAAVLCELGGADGITVHLREDRRHIQDRDVELLMRTARTVVNLELAAASDVLALAERWRPHQATLVPERREEVTTEGGIELHSEAARRWVGDAVRRLKDAGIRTSLFIDPDADAVRASADLGAEAVELHTGEYANTRGAERQAQLARLRRAAALGRSVGVAVHAGHGLTYENVTPVAAVEEIEELNIGHSIVSRSVFTGIERATREMAEIVRRARAR, from the coding sequence GTGAGGCTCTACGTCAACATCGACCACGTGGCCACGGTCCGGCAGGCGCGCGGCACCGACGAGCCGGACCCGGTGCGCGCGGCCGTGCTCTGCGAGCTGGGCGGCGCCGACGGCATCACCGTGCACCTCCGCGAGGACCGCCGCCACATCCAGGACCGCGACGTGGAGCTGCTGATGCGGACGGCCCGCACCGTCGTCAACCTGGAGCTGGCCGCCGCGTCGGACGTGCTCGCGCTGGCGGAACGGTGGCGGCCCCACCAGGCCACGCTCGTTCCCGAGCGGCGCGAGGAGGTGACGACGGAGGGCGGGATCGAGCTGCACAGCGAGGCCGCGCGTCGCTGGGTGGGCGACGCCGTCCGCCGGCTGAAGGACGCGGGGATCCGCACCTCGCTCTTCATCGACCCCGACGCCGACGCCGTCCGCGCCTCCGCCGACCTGGGCGCGGAGGCCGTCGAGCTGCACACCGGCGAGTACGCCAATACCCGCGGTGCCGAGCGCCAGGCGCAGCTCGCCCGGCTGCGGCGCGCGGCCGCGCTGGGGCGCTCCGTCGGCGTCGCCGTGCACGCGGGGCACGGGCTGACCTACGAGAACGTGACGCCCGTCGCCGCCGTCGAGGAGATCGAGGAGCTCAACATCGGCCACTCGATCGTCTCGCGCTCCGTCTTCACGGGGATCGAGCGCGCCACCCGCGAGATGGCGGAGATCGTCCGCCGCGCCCGCGCCCGCTGA
- a CDS encoding type II toxin-antitoxin system HicA family toxin, which yields MSKLDKLIEKLLSGTSDANFSFSELRYILLHLGFDERIHGSHHVYRNAERPSVRAVLQPDGKNAKPYQVAQVRDAVLELNSGGADGSV from the coding sequence ATGAGCAAGCTTGATAAGTTGATCGAGAAGCTGCTAAGTGGAACGTCGGATGCGAACTTCTCGTTCAGCGAGTTGCGGTACATCCTCCTGCACCTCGGGTTCGATGAGCGAATCCACGGGAGCCATCACGTGTACAGAAACGCGGAACGTCCGTCCGTGCGGGCTGTCCTCCAGCCCGATGGAAAAAACGCGAAGCCGTACCAGGTCGCTCAGGTCCGCGACGCGGTGCTGGAGTTGAACTCAGGAGGGGCAGATGGATCGGTATGA
- a CDS encoding YncE family protein: MLTLIPLLAATLSAMPDTTPAAPPTGDVLVVANQGDATVHLVEIATGRTLAVVPSAPAPHEVAVTRDGRWAVATNYGNREAVGHALTVVDVSTQTAVRSLDLAPHTRPHGIAFLPGDSLLAVTSETSRAVLLVAFPGGELRAVLPTNQAGTHILAIAPGGGKVWTANVGSGTLTELDVRTKSPTRTIQVGPGTEGAALTPDGRRIWAASMGLDSTYVFDTATGARVAAIATPGHAYRVAVSPDGRRAVIPAPELDLVRVIDTATMRETTIPVAGTPGGAVFSADGRTAYVPVMRTGQVAVVDLHFNAVSRMLPTGAAPDGMAISTFFRR; encoded by the coding sequence ATGCTGACGCTGATCCCGCTCCTCGCCGCTACCCTGTCCGCGATGCCCGACACCACGCCCGCCGCGCCGCCCACCGGCGACGTGCTGGTCGTCGCCAACCAGGGCGACGCCACCGTGCACCTGGTCGAGATCGCCACCGGGCGGACGCTGGCGGTCGTCCCCTCCGCGCCCGCGCCGCACGAGGTGGCCGTCACCCGCGACGGGCGCTGGGCCGTGGCCACCAACTACGGAAACCGCGAGGCGGTCGGCCATGCGCTCACCGTCGTCGACGTCTCCACGCAGACCGCCGTCCGCAGCCTCGACCTGGCGCCGCACACCCGGCCGCACGGCATCGCCTTCCTCCCCGGCGATTCCCTGCTCGCGGTGACGTCGGAGACGAGCCGCGCCGTCCTCCTCGTCGCCTTCCCGGGCGGTGAGCTGCGCGCGGTGCTGCCGACGAACCAGGCGGGCACGCACATTCTGGCGATTGCGCCCGGCGGTGGGAAGGTCTGGACCGCCAACGTCGGCTCCGGCACGCTGACAGAGCTGGACGTGCGGACGAAAAGCCCGACCCGCACCATCCAGGTGGGGCCGGGCACCGAGGGTGCCGCGCTCACGCCCGACGGCCGCCGCATCTGGGCCGCGAGCATGGGGCTGGACAGCACGTACGTGTTCGACACCGCCACCGGCGCGCGCGTGGCCGCCATCGCCACACCGGGCCACGCCTACCGCGTCGCCGTCTCGCCCGACGGGCGGCGGGCGGTCATTCCCGCCCCCGAGCTCGACCTCGTGCGCGTGATCGACACCGCCACGATGCGCGAAACCACCATCCCCGTCGCCGGCACCCCGGGCGGCGCCGTCTTCTCCGCCGACGGCCGCACCGCCTACGTCCCCGTGATGCGGACGGGCCAGGTCGCCGTCGTCGACCTCCACTTCAACGCCGTCTCCCGCATGCTGCCGACGGGCGCGGCACCGGATGGGATGGCCATCTCCACCTTCTTCCGCCGCTGA